CCGCTCCGCCCACCGCAGATACATGCGCAGAAGCATCTCGGCCCAATCCTGCGACTCGGTTCCGCCGGCGCCGGGATGAATCGTCACGATGGCGTTCAGGCGGTCCTTCTCGCCGGAAAGAAGCGTTTTCGTTTCCAATTCATCAGCCAGCTTCGATAACGCCTCCACCTCTTTGGCCAAATCGTCGGCCACGTTTTCGCCTTCGTGGGCGAGCTCGAACAGAGCATTGACATCGGCGTCAAGCCGCGCCAATTGCTCGCTCGCGCGAACCTGATCCTCCGCCCACTTTCGCTGCTGGAGAAACTTTTGGGCTTGTTTCTGGTTCTGCCAGAAATCGGGTTGGGCTATCTTGGATTCGAGTTCGGTGAGAAGCTTCTGCCTGGCGGGGACGTCAAAGAAAGCTCCGAAGTTCAGCGATCCGCGGTTTCAACTGCTCATATTGCCGTTCGAGATCCTCGATCATCATGTTTTCCTCTCCTTCTTCGTCAGGGCGTGGACTCCTCCGCCCAGCGCCAGCAGGACACAAAGCCATGCCCACCAATCGCCAAAGCGCGCGTAGAGCGTCCGCCGGGAAACAAAATCAAACGAGCCAATCAAAACCGAGCGTTGATCGGGAAGAAGGCGACTTACGATCCGGCCGTAAGGATCTACGATCACGGTGTGCCCGTTATTGGTCGCTCGAAGTAGCCACCGTCGCCCCTCGACTGCCCGCACGCGGGCCATGTTCAGATGCTGGTCCGGCGCCGCCGTGCGCCCGAACCAGCCATCGTTCGAGATATTGACCAAAGCCTCGGCGCCGCGCTCGACGAATTGTCTCACCTCGGCCGGGAAGATGGCCTCGTAACAGATGAACGTTGCCACCTTGCCCCGGTGAGTGGCCGCCAGCGTCCGCTCCCTCCCCGGCTCAAAATCCCCCGCTTCCGCAGTCAGCCTCTCGGCAAAAAAGAACAGCTTTCGCACAGGCACATATTCGCCGAAAGGAACCAGGTGAATTTTATCATACTGCGCAATGACCTTTCCGGCGGGATCGAGCATCGCTGCGCTGTTGTACGGTGCCATTTTCCCATCGGCTCGTTTCCGCCAATCTACGATACCAACGAGAAAATAGGACCGGGTGCGCTGGGCAATGCGCCGCGCCCGCGCGCGAAATTCCGGATCGTGGTTCAAATAGAAGGGAGCCGGGACCTCCGGCCAGATGACCAGCGCAGGCTCTTTGCCAGGCGGAACCGCCTCGACCGTGAGCCGCTCGAGTTCGTCCACCGCCGGCTGAAACCGCTCCTTCCAGTCTTGGGGGTATTCGCTGAACTGAGGCAGGTTGGTCTGGACAAGATAGGCACGCATCGCCCCGGCCGGGTGCGGCCAGGGGATCAGCCGGTTGGCCACACCCAGCGCCCCGACCAGCGCGATCAACGCCCCGACCGGCCGCCAGCTTCGCTCCAAAAGAAGCCACACCACCAGCGCGTTGAACCCCAAAAGCAAGAAGCTAAGCCCATAGATGCCGGTGATTGTGGTGAGCTGGACGATCCCGATTTGCGGCGCCACCGCATACCCCAGAAGATCCCAGGGGAAACCGATGACGACGTAAGTGCGCCCCAGCTCGAGCGCTACCCACAAAAAGGGCGCCATGAGCAGCGCCGCCCGGTACCCCGGATGTTCCTGGTGAGTTAACCGCGGGACTCCCCCCGCATCGCTGCCGCCCGGAAGTCGCAGCCGGCTCCGGTAACGCTGTTCCATCCAGCAAAGGCCTGCCGCGAACAATCCAAAAAAGCAGGCCAGCTCGGCTACCATCGCGCCTAGCACGCCGATCGCCGCTGGCGGCGAAATGTTTCCGTAGTTTCGCAGAACGGCGTAAATCCAATAGCAACTGATGCTGAAAAAGGCAAGGCCGGCGATATACCCGGCCGCAAATGCTCGTCGGACTCGCCACCTTTGCGAAATGGCCAGGTAGATGAGCGG
The Candidatus Acidiferrales bacterium DNA segment above includes these coding regions:
- the lnt gene encoding apolipoprotein N-acyltransferase, which encodes MAQRSYFDWLWAIGSGAALSLAFPRTQYFWLAWFALVPLIYLAISQRWRVRRAFAAGYIAGLAFFSISCYWIYAVLRNYGNISPPAAIGVLGAMVAELACFFGLFAAGLCWMEQRYRSRLRLPGGSDAGGVPRLTHQEHPGYRAALLMAPFLWVALELGRTYVVIGFPWDLLGYAVAPQIGIVQLTTITGIYGLSFLLLGFNALVVWLLLERSWRPVGALIALVGALGVANRLIPWPHPAGAMRAYLVQTNLPQFSEYPQDWKERFQPAVDELERLTVEAVPPGKEPALVIWPEVPAPFYLNHDPEFRARARRIAQRTRSYFLVGIVDWRKRADGKMAPYNSAAMLDPAGKVIAQYDKIHLVPFGEYVPVRKLFFFAERLTAEAGDFEPGRERTLAATHRGKVATFICYEAIFPAEVRQFVERGAEALVNISNDGWFGRTAAPDQHLNMARVRAVEGRRWLLRATNNGHTVIVDPYGRIVSRLLPDQRSVLIGSFDFVSRRTLYARFGDWWAWLCVLLALGGGVHALTKKERKT